The proteins below are encoded in one region of Paenibacillus albus:
- the speB gene encoding agmatinase produces the protein MKLDQKYSGNVFILSSEDYNTSKAVIYGMPMDFTVSFRPGSRFGPPRIREVSIGLEEYSPYLDRSLEDIEYFDAGDLLLPFGNAARSLDIIGEFVAGVLEDGKMPVGLGGEHLCSWPIFQEVYKKYPDVAIIHFDAHADLRESYEGEPLSHSTPLRKAAGLIGGKNIYQFGIRSGSREEWQFARENINFHPFEVLEPLKKVLPELAGRPVYLTIDIDVLDPSAAPGTGTAEAGGITSKELIDAVHAIANAGINIIGCDLVEVAPAYDPTEQTQIVAAKVIREMLLGFIK, from the coding sequence ATGAAACTCGATCAAAAATATTCCGGCAACGTCTTTATCCTAAGCTCGGAAGACTATAATACGTCCAAAGCTGTCATCTACGGCATGCCAATGGACTTTACCGTTTCGTTCCGCCCAGGCTCCCGTTTCGGCCCTCCGCGCATCCGCGAAGTGTCGATCGGTCTTGAAGAGTACAGCCCGTACCTCGACCGCAGCCTGGAAGACATCGAATATTTCGATGCAGGCGACCTGCTTCTGCCTTTCGGTAACGCGGCGCGTTCGCTCGATATTATCGGCGAATTCGTAGCAGGCGTGCTTGAAGACGGCAAAATGCCGGTTGGACTTGGCGGCGAGCACCTGTGCTCGTGGCCGATTTTCCAAGAGGTGTACAAGAAGTACCCGGATGTGGCGATCATCCACTTCGACGCTCATGCCGACCTGCGCGAGAGCTACGAAGGCGAGCCGCTTTCGCACTCAACGCCTCTTCGCAAAGCAGCTGGCCTCATCGGCGGCAAGAACATTTACCAATTCGGTATTCGTTCCGGCTCCCGTGAAGAGTGGCAGTTCGCTCGCGAGAATATCAATTTCCACCCGTTCGAAGTGCTCGAGCCTTTGAAAAAAGTGCTGCCTGAGCTTGCTGGTCGTCCCGTTTATCTGACGATCGACATCGACGTGCTTGATCCTTCCGCAGCACCTGGTACAGGTACGGCAGAAGCGGGCGGCATTACTTCGAAGGAGCTGATCGATGCCGTTCATGCTATCGCGAATGCGGGCATCAACATCATCGGCTGCGACCTTGTAGAAGTAGCGCCAGCGTACGACCCAACGGAACAAACACAGATCGTCGCGGCGAAAGTCATCCGCGAAATGCTGCTAGGTTTCATTAAGTAA
- a CDS encoding transglycosylase domain-containing protein, producing the protein MPFLKRLQRWLLYTGGALLLLFVAAFCFLYYLRVQALPASAISQTSQMLDTQGHVIDTFHAGENRQSVPLKEISPYLLEATLAIEDQRFYDHLGFDLKGMARAAFVNVEHLSRKQGASTLTQQLARNLYLSHERTWSRKLKEAMYTIQLEMHYSKDEILALYLNEIYYGHGAYGAEAASEMYYGKHASELTLAESAMLAGIPKGPKYYSPYMDMKNAKDRQRTILQTMADQGIIQQTDAEAAGSELLKFIPLGTSKASGSAPYFRDYVRYIAVDKLGIDERTLSEGGVRIFTTLDPSAQRAAEEAVANGIPEDSQQQAALVSVDPRTGYIKAMVGGRNYKTNQYNRVFAKTRQPGSSFKPILYLTALQQGVLTPVSKFKSAPTIFTYDEGRKTYSPSNYNSKYVGDFIDMRQAIASSDNIYAVNSIMAVGPDKVIDMARKLGIESPMKPVPSLALGTFPVSPMEMASAFSTLANGGVRMEPTAILRIEDSKGEVLYEAKPASHTVVDAAHAYVLTSLMESVFDTGGTAGRVSAMIKRPVAGKTGTTATDAWLVGYTPELATAVWVGYDKDRKLSQTEARRAAPIFASYTEAALSAIPPKIFPLPDGVVSVYIDPGSGKLAGKTCQNRRLETFVSGTQPTEVCGVHGDSPASPDGNADAKSEQTRAWWKSLKRWWSN; encoded by the coding sequence ATGCCGTTCTTGAAGCGGCTGCAGCGATGGCTGCTCTATACGGGCGGGGCACTGCTGCTCCTGTTCGTAGCCGCTTTCTGCTTCCTTTATTACTTGCGTGTGCAGGCGCTGCCTGCTTCGGCAATTAGCCAAACCTCACAGATGCTGGATACGCAAGGCCATGTCATCGACACTTTCCATGCCGGCGAGAACCGGCAGTCTGTTCCTTTGAAGGAGATTTCGCCTTATTTGCTCGAGGCTACGCTAGCCATAGAGGATCAGCGCTTTTACGATCACCTCGGCTTCGATTTGAAAGGGATGGCGCGTGCCGCCTTTGTAAATGTGGAGCATCTATCGCGGAAGCAAGGAGCAAGCACGTTGACGCAGCAGCTTGCTCGGAACTTGTATTTGTCCCATGAACGGACCTGGTCCCGGAAGCTGAAGGAAGCGATGTATACCATTCAGCTGGAGATGCATTACTCCAAGGATGAAATTCTAGCGCTGTACTTGAATGAAATCTACTACGGTCACGGCGCTTACGGCGCTGAGGCTGCATCCGAGATGTACTACGGCAAACACGCTTCCGAGCTGACTTTGGCTGAGAGTGCGATGCTTGCAGGCATCCCGAAAGGGCCAAAGTATTACTCGCCCTATATGGATATGAAGAATGCGAAGGACCGCCAGCGCACGATCCTTCAGACCATGGCTGATCAGGGTATTATACAACAGACGGATGCGGAGGCTGCAGGCTCGGAGCTGCTGAAGTTCATCCCGCTTGGCACGAGCAAAGCGAGCGGATCTGCGCCTTACTTCCGGGATTACGTGCGTTACATCGCCGTCGACAAGCTCGGCATTGATGAACGGACGCTGAGCGAAGGCGGCGTTCGGATCTTCACGACGCTGGACCCTTCTGCGCAGCGTGCCGCCGAGGAGGCTGTTGCCAACGGTATTCCCGAGGATTCGCAGCAGCAGGCCGCGCTTGTCTCAGTTGACCCGCGCACCGGCTATATTAAGGCAATGGTCGGCGGGCGTAATTACAAGACGAATCAATATAATCGGGTATTCGCCAAGACGCGGCAGCCCGGCTCGTCGTTTAAGCCGATTCTCTATTTGACCGCGCTGCAGCAAGGCGTGCTGACTCCGGTATCGAAGTTCAAGAGTGCGCCGACCATCTTCACCTATGATGAAGGACGCAAAACCTACTCGCCGAGCAACTACAACAGCAAGTATGTCGGCGACTTTATTGATATGCGCCAGGCTATTGCGAGCTCCGACAACATCTATGCGGTGAACTCGATTATGGCCGTCGGGCCGGACAAGGTAATCGACATGGCGCGGAAGCTCGGCATCGAGAGCCCGATGAAGCCGGTGCCGTCGCTTGCCCTCGGTACGTTCCCGGTCAGCCCCATGGAGATGGCGTCCGCCTTCAGCACGCTCGCCAACGGCGGCGTTCGGATGGAGCCGACGGCGATCCTGCGCATTGAGGACAGCAAAGGCGAGGTTCTCTATGAAGCGAAGCCCGCTTCGCATACAGTTGTCGATGCGGCGCATGCATATGTTCTGACAAGCCTGATGGAGAGCGTGTTCGATACCGGCGGCACAGCGGGCCGCGTATCGGCGATGATTAAGCGGCCGGTCGCGGGCAAGACCGGCACGACCGCGACCGATGCGTGGCTCGTCGGCTACACGCCAGAGCTTGCGACAGCGGTATGGGTCGGCTACGACAAGGACCGCAAGCTGTCGCAGACGGAAGCGCGGCGAGCAGCGCCGATCTTCGCCTCCTATACGGAAGCGGCGCTTTCGGCGATTCCGCCGAAGATCTTCCCGCTGCCGGACGGCGTTGTCTCCGTCTACATCGACCCGGGCAGCGGCAAGCTCGCGGGCAAGACGTGTCAGAACCGCCGGCTCGAGACGTTCGTCAGCGGCACGCAGCCGACCGAGGTTTGCGGCGTTCACGGCGATTCGCCAGCGTCGCCAGACGGCAACGCCGACGCGAAGTCGGAGCAGACGCGCGCATGGTGGAAATCGCTCAAGCGCTGGTGGTCGAACTAG
- a CDS encoding SDR family oxidoreductase, translated as MSKNVLITGASRGLGYEMAAEALRRGHSVIACVRDLEAPGNLAELCLEYGERIAIARLDVTDEASIAALADRLKQEGRTLGAIVNNAAILMARDTQIEELDMDEVIESFDVNVYGPMRVVKHFLPLLTEENAALINISSEAGSLTGAYPGDYPYAISKTALNMFTLQLHSYLKGRGVLVLSIHPGWMFTDMGGKQAPTDPRDSAHGILELIERRIETDSQWQFVDYRGQSMLI; from the coding sequence ATGTCGAAGAACGTGCTTATTACTGGCGCAAGCCGCGGGCTTGGCTACGAGATGGCAGCAGAGGCGCTTAGGCGCGGGCACTCCGTTATCGCCTGTGTGCGAGATTTGGAGGCTCCGGGCAATCTGGCTGAGCTCTGTTTAGAATATGGCGAGCGCATTGCGATTGCTCGGTTGGACGTTACGGATGAAGCGAGCATCGCAGCTCTAGCGGACCGCCTGAAGCAAGAAGGGCGGACGCTTGGCGCCATCGTCAATAACGCCGCTATTCTGATGGCGCGCGACACGCAAATTGAAGAGCTCGATATGGATGAAGTGATCGAGTCCTTCGATGTGAATGTGTACGGGCCGATGCGGGTGGTGAAGCATTTCCTGCCGTTGTTGACGGAGGAGAATGCGGCGCTCATTAACATTTCATCGGAAGCTGGCAGCCTGACAGGCGCTTACCCGGGCGACTACCCGTACGCGATTTCGAAAACGGCGCTTAACATGTTCACGCTGCAGTTGCACAGCTACTTGAAAGGCCGCGGCGTGCTCGTACTTAGCATCCATCCTGGATGGATGTTCACCGACATGGGCGGCAAGCAAGCGCCAACCGATCCGCGCGACAGTGCCCACGGTATCCTCGAGCTAATCGAGCGGCGCATCGAGACGGACAGCCAGTGGCAGTTCGTTGATTATAGAGGTCAGTCGATGTTGATATAA
- a CDS encoding sugar phosphate isomerase/epimerase family protein, which translates to MSELDLYIKAAREYDIVISEVGAWSNPISPNEQTRREAIAYCRRRLELAEHIGAAVCVTIAGSRGEQWDGPHPDNFNNDTFELIVETVRGIIDAIKPQRTVFALEMMPWVFPDSADTYLELIKAIDRKGFGVHFDPVNIISSPRAYYRTGDLIRDFFSKLGPHIRNCHAKDILLRGNLTVHLDEVIPGQGVLDYRAFLTELHKLHPDTPLMIEHLRTNEEYQQAADYIRGVAAELRIPL; encoded by the coding sequence CTGTCTGAGCTCGATCTCTACATAAAAGCAGCCCGTGAGTACGATATTGTCATCTCCGAAGTAGGGGCTTGGAGCAATCCGATCAGCCCGAACGAGCAGACTAGACGCGAGGCAATAGCTTATTGCCGCAGAAGGCTGGAGCTTGCCGAGCATATCGGAGCAGCTGTATGCGTCACGATTGCAGGTTCGCGCGGCGAGCAGTGGGATGGACCGCATCCGGACAATTTCAATAACGACACATTCGAACTGATCGTGGAGACTGTTCGTGGCATTATTGATGCCATAAAGCCGCAGCGGACCGTATTCGCGCTTGAGATGATGCCATGGGTTTTCCCTGATTCCGCCGATACCTACCTGGAGTTAATAAAGGCGATCGACCGCAAAGGGTTCGGCGTCCATTTTGATCCCGTGAACATCATCAGCAGCCCAAGGGCGTATTATCGGACAGGTGATCTGATCCGTGACTTTTTTAGTAAGCTTGGACCGCATATTCGTAACTGCCATGCCAAGGACATCCTGCTGCGCGGTAATCTGACTGTCCATCTCGACGAGGTTATTCCAGGCCAAGGGGTACTCGACTACAGAGCGTTCTTGACGGAGCTGCACAAGCTGCATCCCGATACACCGCTAATGATTGAGCATCTACGCACCAATGAGGAGTATCAGCAGGCGGCGGACTATATTCGCGGCGTTGCTGCGGAGCTGCGGATTCCGTTGTAA
- a CDS encoding ABC transporter ATP-binding protein translates to MTTFQYLIRLITYRTKLYVFNALAWSIIYLVPIVPGLITKEFFDSLTGNDSLKVGTWGIIALLLGASVARVVVIVLGFITDVQFRFRMGMMLRRNLLQHVLKQPGARAIPVSPGEAISHFRDDVDQSEEAASWSVDIFGLTCFAAVSSYILVGIDLQMTLLVFLPLVIVVSVAQLSTSRLQKYRAASRESTSRVTGAISEMFSNVQAIQVAGAEERVIERFRQFNDDRRRTMLKDKMMGQMLDAVFSNTVNLGTGLILLVAGQKMQSGSFTIGDFSLFVYYLTFITTIITNVGTFITHFKQMGVALVRLLTLLQGAPARLLTLKDTLHLREGRGASAGNSLAGSVAGSADDAPPLRTLEVSGLSYRFPETGRGIEDVRLQLKGGSFTVVTGTIGSGKTTLVRTLLGLLPKDEGTIKWNGRVVEDPATFFTPANSAYSAQIPRMYSDTLRNNILLGQREENGMLEEAIHAAVMEYDIEHLQHGLETMIGPRGVKLSGGQMQRTAAARMLVRDAQLYVFDDLSSALDVETEQKLWERLFTSRGDATCLVVSHRRAALAHADHIIVMNEGRIEAEGTAEELLRDNATFQELWSGDERAKG, encoded by the coding sequence ATGACGACCTTTCAATATTTGATTCGGCTTATTACATACCGGACGAAGCTTTATGTTTTTAATGCGCTAGCTTGGTCGATTATTTACCTGGTGCCAATTGTGCCGGGTCTTATTACAAAAGAATTCTTCGACTCGCTCACAGGCAACGATTCGCTGAAGGTGGGTACATGGGGCATTATCGCACTCTTGCTTGGTGCTTCAGTTGCCCGCGTTGTTGTGATCGTGCTTGGCTTTATTACAGATGTACAATTCCGCTTCCGTATGGGGATGATGCTTCGGCGCAATTTGCTGCAGCATGTCTTGAAGCAGCCAGGCGCACGCGCTATTCCTGTCTCGCCTGGTGAGGCGATCAGCCACTTCCGCGACGATGTCGATCAGTCGGAGGAAGCGGCAAGCTGGTCCGTCGACATATTTGGCTTAACCTGCTTCGCGGCGGTGTCGAGCTACATCCTTGTCGGCATTGATTTGCAGATGACGCTGCTTGTTTTCTTGCCGCTTGTCATCGTTGTCTCTGTTGCGCAGCTATCGACCTCTCGGCTGCAAAAATATCGTGCTGCGAGCCGGGAGTCGACGTCGCGCGTAACCGGCGCGATCAGCGAGATGTTCAGCAACGTGCAGGCGATTCAAGTGGCAGGCGCGGAGGAGCGGGTCATTGAACGGTTTAGGCAATTCAATGACGATCGCCGCCGTACGATGCTGAAGGATAAGATGATGGGTCAAATGCTCGATGCCGTCTTCTCGAACACGGTCAATCTGGGGACGGGGCTTATCCTGCTGGTGGCTGGTCAGAAGATGCAGTCCGGTTCGTTTACGATCGGCGATTTCTCGCTGTTCGTTTACTACTTAACGTTTATTACGACGATCATTACGAATGTCGGTACATTCATTACACACTTCAAGCAGATGGGAGTCGCACTTGTCAGGCTGCTCACGCTGCTGCAAGGCGCACCGGCTAGGCTGCTGACTCTGAAGGATACGCTGCATTTACGTGAGGGGCGGGGGGCGTCCGCAGGGAACAGCTTAGCTGGATCCGTTGCAGGATCAGCTGATGATGCCCCGCCGCTGCGAACTTTGGAAGTGTCCGGCTTGTCTTATCGATTCCCGGAGACGGGCCGAGGCATTGAAGATGTACGGCTGCAGCTGAAGGGCGGCTCGTTCACGGTTGTGACGGGCACGATCGGCTCCGGCAAAACGACGCTCGTCCGTACGCTGCTCGGCCTGCTGCCGAAGGATGAGGGGACGATCAAGTGGAACGGCAGGGTTGTCGAAGACCCGGCGACGTTCTTCACGCCGGCGAACAGCGCGTACTCCGCGCAAATTCCGCGGATGTACAGCGATACGCTGCGCAACAATATTTTGCTCGGGCAGCGGGAAGAGAATGGGATGCTGGAAGAGGCGATCCACGCAGCCGTGATGGAGTACGACATCGAGCATCTCCAGCATGGGCTGGAGACGATGATCGGCCCGCGCGGCGTGAAGCTGTCCGGCGGCCAGATGCAGCGGACGGCTGCTGCGCGCATGCTCGTGCGCGATGCGCAGCTGTATGTGTTCGACGATCTGTCGAGCGCGCTCGATGTCGAAACGGAGCAGAAGCTGTGGGAGCGGCTGTTCACGAGCAGAGGCGACGCGACCTGCCTCGTGGTCTCGCACCGCCGCGCGGCTTTGGCGCATGCCGATCACATCATCGTCATGAATGAAGGCCGAATCGAAGCGGAGGGCACCGCCGAGGAGCTGCTTCGTGATAACGCGACGTTCCAGGAGCTCTGGAGCGGAGATGAGCGTGCGAAGGGGTAG
- a CDS encoding DUF1934 domain-containing protein, which translates to MKDRAKVTITLESDVDGERENNTFSGEWFRKGSTVFIRYEEMVEGASGVSAEVRTMIRCRGGELSLTRHGAVESQQIFVAGVRRTGHYTSAHANFHMETETKLLWMQFGDFAGQQEQGSLSTPEASDELVPALPMLLEWHYTLLINDEPTGEFRIRLRAEEEVS; encoded by the coding sequence ATGAAGGATAGAGCAAAAGTAACCATTACGCTTGAGAGCGACGTGGATGGGGAACGCGAGAATAACACATTCAGTGGCGAATGGTTTCGCAAGGGCAGTACGGTGTTTATCCGCTATGAAGAGATGGTAGAGGGCGCCTCAGGTGTGAGTGCGGAGGTGCGCACGATGATTCGCTGCCGTGGCGGCGAGCTGAGCTTGACGCGTCATGGTGCTGTAGAATCGCAGCAGATATTTGTTGCGGGCGTTCGGCGCACCGGCCATTATACATCAGCGCATGCTAATTTCCATATGGAAACGGAGACGAAGCTGCTCTGGATGCAGTTCGGCGATTTTGCTGGTCAGCAGGAACAAGGCTCACTGTCGACACCGGAAGCAAGCGACGAGCTTGTGCCGGCGCTGCCGATGCTGCTGGAATGGCATTACACGCTGCTCATTAACGACGAGCCAACCGGTGAATTTCGGATTCGGCTGCGGGCCGAGGAAGAAGTTTCGTAA
- the speE gene encoding polyamine aminopropyltransferase, with protein sequence MELWYTEKQTPTYGITMKVKETYVSEQTEFQQLDMIETEEFGTMLVLDGMVMTTDKDEWVYHEMVAHPVLYTHPNPKKVLVVGGGDGGVIREILKHPSVEKAVLVDIDGKVIEYSKKYLPQIACGLEDPRVEVHVNDGFMHIHDHKNEYDVVMVDSTEPVGPAVNLFTRGFYQGIYDALKEDGIFVAQTDNPWFTPELITNVNRDVKEVFPIVRVFWANVPTYPSGLWTFTMGSKKYDPLEVDESSIPEIDTKYYSPRLHKAAFVLPKFVEDLIK encoded by the coding sequence ATGGAATTGTGGTACACCGAGAAGCAAACGCCAACGTACGGCATTACGATGAAAGTGAAAGAAACTTACGTTAGCGAACAAACGGAATTCCAACAGCTTGATATGATCGAGACGGAAGAATTCGGTACGATGCTCGTGCTTGACGGCATGGTTATGACAACGGACAAGGACGAGTGGGTTTATCATGAAATGGTCGCTCACCCGGTTCTGTACACGCACCCGAACCCGAAGAAAGTTCTCGTAGTCGGCGGCGGCGACGGCGGCGTTATCCGCGAGATTTTGAAACATCCAAGCGTAGAGAAAGCTGTCCTTGTTGATATCGACGGCAAAGTTATTGAGTACTCGAAGAAGTACCTTCCACAAATCGCTTGCGGCTTGGAAGATCCGCGCGTTGAAGTTCATGTAAATGATGGCTTCATGCACATCCACGACCACAAGAATGAATATGACGTTGTTATGGTTGACTCCACTGAGCCGGTCGGCCCTGCGGTAAACCTGTTCACACGCGGCTTCTACCAAGGCATCTACGATGCGCTGAAGGAAGACGGCATCTTCGTTGCACAGACGGACAACCCTTGGTTTACGCCTGAACTGATCACGAACGTTAACCGTGACGTGAAGGAAGTATTCCCGATCGTGCGCGTATTCTGGGCGAACGTTCCGACGTACCCAAGCGGCCTGTGGACTTTCACAATGGGAAGCAAAAAGTATGATCCGCTCGAAGTAGACGAGTCCAGCATCCCTGAGATCGACACGAAATACTATTCCCCTCGTCTGCACAAAGCGGCTTTCGTTCTGCCGAAGTTTGTAGAAGATCTGATTAAGTAA
- a CDS encoding DUF7667 family protein: protein MNILPIHERLAELWTIRIRRQLTGDEQADFEHCLAVNAMHIRQLANLHNLSLAASMAQDVEWQHEICQRLEKLSGQPPGSPQP, encoded by the coding sequence GTGAACATATTACCGATTCATGAACGGCTCGCCGAGCTATGGACGATTCGTATTCGCCGTCAGTTGACTGGTGACGAGCAAGCTGATTTCGAGCATTGCCTTGCTGTCAACGCGATGCATATCAGGCAGCTGGCCAATCTGCATAACTTGTCGCTTGCCGCCTCCATGGCGCAAGACGTCGAATGGCAGCATGAAATTTGTCAGCGGCTGGAGAAGCTGAGCGGTCAGCCGCCGGGCTCGCCGCAGCCTTAA
- a CDS encoding VOC family protein has product MAGLLGNNIITQIGILVHDIEKVSQAYADFFGIDKPPVIITDTADKAQTEFNGEPSEARAKLAFFNMGSLQLELIEPDEHPSTWRNYLNEHGEGPHHIAFVIEGMKEKIALLESRGFPLEQKGEYTGGRYAYMNTIPELKMLVELLENDK; this is encoded by the coding sequence ATGGCAGGATTACTTGGCAACAACATCATCACGCAAATCGGCATTCTCGTACATGATATTGAAAAAGTAAGCCAAGCTTACGCCGACTTTTTCGGCATCGACAAGCCTCCGGTAATAATCACCGACACAGCAGATAAGGCGCAGACTGAGTTTAACGGAGAACCGAGTGAAGCGCGGGCTAAGCTGGCGTTCTTCAACATGGGCTCTCTGCAGCTCGAGCTGATTGAACCGGATGAGCATCCGAGCACTTGGCGGAATTATTTGAATGAGCATGGAGAAGGGCCGCATCATATTGCTTTTGTCATTGAAGGGATGAAGGAAAAGATCGCACTGCTCGAGAGCCGGGGCTTCCCTCTGGAGCAAAAAGGCGAGTATACCGGTGGACGTTATGCATACATGAACACGATTCCTGAGTTAAAGATGCTTGTCGAACTGCTCGAAAACGATAAATAA
- the argS gene encoding arginine--tRNA ligase, whose translation MLLQWAAVQLQPYVTLEHEEIVRLLELPPNLELGDVAFPCFALARTLKRAPAAIAEELAQRMNGDQQPVRAEAKGPYLNLFLQREEWAPKLLAPLLASDFGQSQAGAGQRVIIDLSSPNIAKPFGVGHLRSTMIGNALAQMYRVSGYEVVTVNHIGDWGTQFGKLMEAYRRWGDEAKLKEAPIKESLSLYVRFHEEVERDATLEDEARRWFWKLENGDEEAHRLWQYFVSFSMEEFDRVYARLGVKFDYTLGESFYNDKMGAVVDRLKELQLLEESNGAQVVRLDDEGLPPCLILKTDGTTIYPTRDLATALYRKKEMGGDLLLYVVGAEQKLHFNQVFAVLKHMGEEVADDCLHLPFGLMKFDGRKMSTRKGQVIFLDEVLDEAVAKALAIISEKNPELEGAQDVAEAVGIGAIVFGDLKHHRMLEIDFSLDEALRFEGETGPYVQYTAARAFKLLEKGGLSLSEAEVLSQSGAIAAAGGRYGQHLNGAAAWECLKALAAYPEAIAEAIRQHEPSVLARFLLDTAKRFNRFYHQERILTENEEETSAKLLLAAAVASLLRSGLTLLGLKTPTQI comes from the coding sequence CTGTTATTGCAGTGGGCAGCAGTACAGCTGCAGCCGTATGTCACTTTAGAGCACGAGGAGATCGTTCGGCTGCTGGAGCTGCCGCCGAATCTAGAGCTTGGCGATGTCGCGTTCCCGTGCTTTGCGCTAGCTCGAACGCTTAAGCGTGCGCCGGCGGCAATCGCAGAAGAGCTTGCACAGCGTATGAATGGAGATCAGCAGCCCGTCCGTGCAGAAGCCAAAGGACCCTACCTCAATCTGTTCCTGCAGCGCGAGGAATGGGCGCCTAAGCTGCTCGCGCCTCTGCTGGCAAGTGATTTCGGCCAGTCGCAGGCGGGTGCAGGGCAGCGCGTCATCATTGATTTGTCCTCTCCGAATATAGCGAAGCCATTTGGCGTTGGGCATCTGCGCTCGACGATGATCGGCAATGCACTTGCTCAGATGTACCGTGTATCCGGTTATGAGGTCGTCACCGTCAATCATATCGGGGACTGGGGTACGCAGTTCGGCAAGCTGATGGAGGCGTACCGCCGCTGGGGCGATGAAGCGAAGCTGAAGGAAGCGCCGATCAAGGAAAGCCTCAGCCTGTACGTTCGTTTTCACGAGGAAGTGGAGCGCGATGCCACCTTGGAAGACGAAGCCCGCCGCTGGTTCTGGAAGCTTGAGAACGGCGATGAGGAAGCACACCGTCTGTGGCAGTATTTTGTATCCTTCAGCATGGAGGAGTTCGACCGTGTCTACGCGCGCCTCGGCGTGAAGTTCGATTATACGCTTGGCGAGAGCTTTTACAATGACAAGATGGGCGCTGTCGTGGACCGACTGAAGGAGCTGCAGCTTCTGGAAGAGAGCAATGGCGCGCAGGTTGTGCGCCTCGATGATGAAGGACTTCCGCCATGTCTCATTCTGAAGACAGACGGCACGACCATTTACCCGACGCGCGATCTTGCGACTGCGCTCTATCGGAAGAAAGAAATGGGCGGGGATCTGCTGCTTTATGTGGTCGGCGCGGAGCAGAAGCTGCATTTTAACCAAGTGTTCGCTGTATTGAAGCATATGGGTGAAGAGGTGGCGGACGACTGTCTGCATCTGCCTTTCGGCCTCATGAAGTTCGACGGACGCAAAATGTCCACGCGCAAAGGGCAGGTCATCTTCCTCGACGAAGTGCTCGACGAAGCGGTGGCGAAGGCGCTAGCCATCATCTCGGAGAAGAATCCGGAGCTCGAAGGCGCGCAGGACGTAGCGGAAGCGGTCGGCATCGGCGCAATCGTCTTCGGCGATCTGAAGCATCACCGCATGCTGGAAATCGACTTCTCGCTCGATGAAGCACTTCGTTTCGAAGGGGAAACCGGTCCGTATGTGCAATATACGGCGGCAAGAGCGTTCAAGCTGCTCGAGAAGGGCGGACTGTCGCTTTCGGAAGCGGAAGTGCTCAGCCAGTCCGGTGCTATTGCGGCAGCAGGCGGACGATATGGTCAGCATCTGAACGGCGCGGCGGCATGGGAATGCTTGAAGGCGCTGGCAGCTTATCCAGAAGCGATTGCGGAGGCCATTCGCCAGCACGAGCCTTCCGTACTCGCGCGCTTCCTGCTCGATACGGCAAAGAGGTTCAACCGCTTCTACCATCAGGAGCGCATCCTGACGGAGAACGAGGAGGAGACGTCCGCGAAGCTGCTTCTTGCCGCAGCGGTCGCTAGTCTCTTGCGCTCCGGACTAACACTACTTGGTCTCAAGACGCCGACACAGATTTAA
- a CDS encoding DNA-deoxyinosine glycosylase: MTMRVHSFPPIVNVGATILILGSMPGEASIAMNQYYGNPRNHMWRVLYGLFGREPDEAYEDRLAFAASHGIAMWDVIASCEREGSLDANIRAEVPNDLPGIVTEHPSLRCLVFNGTKSHDTFKKYFRDEPAFEGKTMMKLPSTSPIPTKQMRNTADRIEAWRVILPFLK, from the coding sequence ATGACGATGCGCGTTCACTCTTTTCCACCGATCGTAAACGTTGGGGCGACAATCCTTATACTCGGCAGCATGCCCGGAGAAGCTTCAATCGCCATGAACCAGTACTATGGCAACCCGCGCAATCATATGTGGCGGGTGCTATATGGCTTGTTCGGACGCGAGCCGGACGAGGCTTATGAGGACAGGCTTGCTTTTGCAGCCTCACACGGTATTGCCATGTGGGATGTCATCGCATCATGCGAACGCGAGGGCAGCCTCGATGCCAACATTCGCGCCGAGGTGCCGAATGACTTGCCGGGTATTGTGACGGAGCACCCAAGCTTACGCTGCTTGGTGTTTAACGGAACGAAGTCGCATGATACGTTCAAGAAATATTTTCGCGATGAACCAGCCTTTGAAGGCAAGACGATGATGAAGCTGCCGTCAACAAGTCCAATTCCGACCAAGCAAATGCGTAATACAGCTGATCGGATTGAAGCATGGCGAGTCATTCTACCGTTTCTGAAATAG